In a genomic window of Lonchura striata isolate bLonStr1 chromosome 4, bLonStr1.mat, whole genome shotgun sequence:
- the RBM46 gene encoding putative RNA-binding protein 46, whose product MPWPRLPGDSAVADMCEENKAAANGCGKIRSGALNGAALLALMEKTGYSMVQQNGQRKFGGPPPGWEGPPPPRGCEVFVGKIPRDMYEDELVPVFERAGKIYELRLMMEFSGENRGYAFVMYTTKEEAQLAIKILNNYEIRPGKFIGVCVSLDNCRLFIGAIPKDKKKEEILNEMKKVTEGVVDVIVYPNATDKTKNRGFAFVEYESHRAAAMARRRLIPGTFQPWGHTIQVDWADPEKVVDEETMQRVKVLYVRNLMISTTEDKIKAEFNKFKPGVVERVKKLRDYAFVHFFHREDAVAAMSVMNGKCIDGASIEVTLAKPVNKESSWKQHFNGQISPSSENLLGFPNKEDATQKSLGKPASLSVHLNGQQSPGPPEVERSTCHIFPGIKLTPISMYSLKLSHFSSAVMHLDYFCHKNSWAPPEYCLYSTTSQDGKILLVYKVLISGITDDSQGYFMPEKLCTTVEDAKELAAQFTLLHLAPEQAYITLLSLNAAWWDSKANCTPYLV is encoded by the exons ATGCCCTGGCCTCGCCTGCCTGGGGACAGCG CTGTTGCAGATATGTGTGAGGAGAATAAAGCTGCAGCAAATGGATGTGGCAAAATCCGAAGTGGTGCTCTAAATGGGGCAGCTTTACTTGCCCTAATGGAGAAGACTGGATACAGCATGGTTCAGCAAAATGGGCAAAGAAAATTTGGTGGTCCTCCACCAG GTTGGGAAGGCCCTCCACCACCTCGTGGATGTGAAGTTTTTGTGGGTAAGATTCCTCGTGATATGTATGAAGATGAGCTCGTTCCAGTTTTCGAGAGAGCTGGGAAGATCTATGAGCTCAGGCTGATGATGGAATTCAGTGGTGAGAACCGAGGCTATGCTTTTGTGATGTACACCACCAAAGAGGAAGCCCAGCTGGCCATCAAGATTCTTAATAATTATGAAATTCGTCCAGGGAAGTTTATTGGTGTCTGCGTAAGCTTGGACAACTGCAGATTGTTTATTGGAGCAATTCCTAAAGataagaagaaagaagaaatactgaatgaaatgaaaaaagttACAGAAGGAGTGGTGGATGTCATTGTTTATCCAAATGCCACTGACAAAACTAAAAATCGTGGCTTTGCCTTTGTAGAATATGAgtctcacagagcagctgcaatGGCTAGAAGACGGCTAATCCCAG GAACATTCCAGCCCTGGGGTCATACTATTCAAGTAGACTGGGCAGATCCTGAGAAAGTAGTTGATGAAGAAACTATGCAGAGAGTCAAAGTATTGTATGTGAGAAATTTAATGATATCTACTACAGAGGACAAAATTAAAGCTGAATTTAACAAATTCAAGCCGGGAGTAGTTGAACGTGTGAAGAAGTTGAGGGATTAtgcttttgttcattttttccaCCGTGAAGATGCAGTTGCTGCTATGTCTGTAATGAACGGGAAGTGCATTGATGGAGCCAGTATTGAGGTGACACTGGCAAAGCCAGTTAACAAAGAAAGTTCTTGGAAGCAACATTTTAATGGTCAGATAAGTCCCAGTTCTGAAAACCTCTTAGGGTTTCCTAACAAAGAAGATGCTACTCAAAAATCCTTGGGGAAACCAGCAAGTCTTTCAGTTCATCTGAATGGTCAGCAGAGTCCAGGCCCTCCTGAAGTTGAAAGAAGTACATGCCACATTTTTCCAGGAATAAAGCTTACTCCAATTAGTATGTATTCTCTAAAGCTGAGTCACTTCAGTTCTGCAGTAATGCATCTGGATTATTTTTGCCATAAAAATAGCTGGGCACCACCAGAATACTGCTTGTATTCAACCACAAGTCAGGATGGGAAAATTCTCTTGGTGTACAAAGTGCTTATTTCTGGTATCACAGATGATTCCCAGGGTTATTTCATGCCAGAAAAGCTCTGTACAACAGTAGAAGATGCAAAGGAATTGGCAGCACAGTTCACACTTTTACATCTCG